A single region of the Carassius gibelio isolate Cgi1373 ecotype wild population from Czech Republic chromosome A14, carGib1.2-hapl.c, whole genome shotgun sequence genome encodes:
- the LOC128027338 gene encoding transmembrane protein 121-like produces the protein MLPSPQVCVSTLVTVSTMAVVDLYLLEQSMLGPRGGARPAVWPCVAVALGDLCFLLALRFVSAGVVSEARSPRRGFANALWFLFLSLLQLKLFFVCQNYRQERRPPDPLARKTLTLLLSVCLPSLFLILTGADYMTPLRRKQEVRSRLLWVVVDLLDVLDLQAGLWEVQGSVGVPLWVEGVVFFYCYVLLLLLPCVSLTELGATALPGLQAARKEAIYPWLSLVTINVFTLVPRGVGMLWYRDPRVSTVFLGKNLLALAVKLSSAWERHRRGSGGMQGAGAATGTGNQTRGASSEQATEQEQECISPVSSSTCYHTLSRNHGHSHTLPHVSIDPTETSLGPAYISHEL, from the coding sequence ATGTTGCCCTCGCCCCAGGTGTGCGTGTCTACTCTGGTGACAGTGAGCACGATGGCTGTGGTCGACCTCTATCTGCTggagcagagcatgctgggaccTCGAGGTGGAGCCCGTCCTGCAGTATGGCCATGTGTTGCCGTCGCACTGGGTGACCTGTGTTTCCTGCTGGCGCTGCGCTTTGTTTCCGCCGGTGTGGTTTCGGAGGCTCGCTCTCCCCGTCGGGGCTTCGCCAACGCACTCTGGTTTCTTTTCCTCTCACTGCTGCAGCTGAAGCTTTTCTTTGTGTGTCAGAATTACAGACAGGAAAGACGACCTCCGGATCCTCTTGCCCGCAAAACTCTGACTCTTTTACTTTCAGTGTGCCTGCCCTCACTGTTCCTCATCCTGACAGGAGCAGATTACATGACTCCACTCCGCAGGAAGCAGGAGGTGCGTAGCCGGCTTCTGTGGGTGGTGGTTGACTTGCTTGATGTGCTGGATCTTCAAGCCGGCCTGTGGGAGGTGCAGGGAAGTGTGGGGGTTCCTCTTTGGGTGGAGGGTGTAGTGTTCTTTTACTGTTATGTGCTGTTGCTGTTGCTTCCCTGTGTGTCGCTCACAGAGCTGGGTGCTACTGCACTGCCTGGGCTGCAGGCGGCTCGGAAAGAGGCCATCTATCCGTGGCTTAGCCTGGTGACCATTAACGTGTTCACGCTCGTCCCCAGAGGGGTCGGGATGCTGTGGTATAGGGACCCACGGGTATCCACGGTGTTCCTGGGGAAAAACCTGCTGGCTCTTGCAGTAAAGTTGAGCTCCGCCTGGGAGAGGCACAGAAGGGGCAGCGGAGGGATGCAGGGCGCAGGAGCTGCCACAGGAACTGGAAACCAGACCCGTGGAGCATCATCGGAGCAAGCCACGGAGCAGGAACAAGAGTGCATATCTCCAGTGTCATCCTCTACGTGCTACCACACACTCTCACGCAATCACGGACACAGCCACACACTCCCCCACGTCAGCATAGACCCCACTGAAACCTCACTGGGGCCGGCTTACATTTCCCATGAGCTCTAG
- the LOC128027340 gene encoding prefoldin subunit 6-like: protein MAEAIHKKLQSELEKYQQLQKDVSKSMSSRQKLEAQLTENKIVKEELALLDYQNTVYKLIGPVLVKQDLDEAKATVSKRLEYINGEIQRYETLLKEMERKSEQHREVLSSMQQEYQRAQGQAVGKA from the exons ATGGCTGAAGCGATTCATAAGAAGTTACAGTCTGAGTTGGAGAAATATCAACAGCTGCAAAAAG ATGTCAGTAAAAGTATGTCATCAAGACAGAAACTGGAGGCACAGTTGactgaaaataaaattgttaagGAG GAGCTTGCATTGTTGGATTAccaaaatacagtttacaaactAATTGGACCAGTTTTGGTCAAACAAGATTTAGATGAAGCCAAAGCAACAGTGAGCAAGAGATTGGAATACATAAACGGTGAAAT TCAGCGCTATGAAACTTTACTGAAGGAGATGGAGAGAAAGTCTGAGCAGCATCGGGAAGTTCTGTCCAGCATGCAGCAAGAGTACCAGCGTGCTCAGGGTCAGGCTGTTGGGAAGGCCTAA
- the LOC128027341 gene encoding transcription factor HES-7: MMPLTSLLISLISKMGKQAADIRKQKDSKRVSKPLMEKRRRDRINQSLETLRMLLFENTHNEKLKNPKVEKAEILESVVNFLRAEQGLGTESFQITRGKGAYTEESDEDLSSQRQSYPDGMRACLIRVSNFIASKSHEFRHGVEKACENLNKAQPMQVQLLSAPSHRETQVLLYEDSSLPAQQHPTHVQLSNSCTPSGCAKLAQRTVMSAPTTTSSPKQPVMLCDAVWRPW; encoded by the exons ATGATGCCTTTAACCTCACTTTTAATTTCGTTAATCTCAAAAATGGGCAAACAAGCTGCTGACATACGGAAACAAAAAGACTCGAAACgg GTTTCAAAACCTCTCATGGAAAAAAGAAGGAGAGATCGCATTAATCAAAGCCTAGAAACTCTGAGAATGTTGTTATTTGAGAACACCCACAATGag AAACTCAAGAACCCTAAAGTGGAAAAGGCTGAAATCCTAGAAAGTGTTGTGAACTTCCTAAGAGCAGAACAAGGACTGGgaactgaatcttttcaaatCACCAGAGGAAAAGGAGCATATACAGAGGAGTCTGATGAGGACCTGAGCTCACAACGTCAGAGCTACCCTGATGGAATGAGAGCATGTCTCATACGAGTCAGCAATTTTATTGCTAGCAAGAGCCATGAGTTTAGACATGGAGTAGAAAAAGCATGTGAAAACCTTAACAAAGCACAGCCAATGCAAGTCCAGCTACTCTCCGCACCATCCCACAGGGAAACTCAGGTGCTTCTCTATGAGGACTCATCACTGCCAGCACAACAGCATCCCACTCATGTCCAACTGAGCAATTCCTGCACACCATCTGGCTGTGCAAAACTTGCACAAAGAACTGTTATGTCTGCTCCCACCACAACTTCAAGTCCTAAGCAACCTGTAATGCTCTGTGATGCTGTCTGGAGACCTTGGTAG